Below is a window of Brassica napus cultivar Da-Ae chromosome A5, Da-Ae, whole genome shotgun sequence DNA.
CTTGTTAGATTCACTTGAGAGTTTGACTGGTATAGTCATTATGAATAGAGgaatattcaaatgatccaaaagCTTGAGCTTAATAACGTTTTCACAGATTAATCATAAGACATAAAAGAGGGTTAGATTCTTTGAAGTTAATATATATAGCGGAATTACGTTTGGAAAATTGTGGTAataaagatttttgttttggaaaaattTCAGGTGGCATTAAGGTAAAAATATGTGGAGTTGTGCAGTATGTTAATCTTTTTGGTACTGCAATTGGTTACACTATTGCATCAGCTGTAAGCATGATGTAAGTTCAAACTTGTTAGttttcaacttctttgtttatttttttaactttgcaAAGTCTTCCACAAAAAGTAGATGCGTGTCCCACTTTGCTGTTGAATATTGTCATTTAGTTTCGGCTCAATAATGCAACTTTCAAAGTCAATGAAGCATAACTTTATACTAATTCTATTATTAAAGAATCTGCCACAGCTACTTTTCCAAGATTCTAAAAAGCTGTCACTGTGTCAGATTCTCCTACTGCTTTAGTTAATTGTTTGTTTTCTGCTAATTATGATTGAAAATTACAGAGCAATCCAACGAACAAGTTGCCAACAAAGCAATGGGGACAAAGATCCATGTCATGTCAATGGCAATCCTTACATGATTGCGTTCGGTGTTATCCAAATCGTATTCTCTCAGATTCCGGATTTTGATCAGTTATGGTGGCTGTCCATTGTCGCTGCAGTCATGTCTTTTGGTTACTCCACAGTTGGGCTTGGTCTTGGTATCTCCAAAGTGGTagagaacaaagaaattaaAGGCACTCTCACTGGAGTCACCATTGGGACAGTGACATCGAGTGGGACAGTGACACCTACCCAGAAAGTCTGGAGAACTTTTCAGTCTCTTGGGAACATTGCATTTGCCTATGCTTACTCCATGATTCTCATCGAGATCCAAGTATTTTCTATATCAGAGCTCAGAGTTCGTTCAATGAATGGTTTAACaagataatttaatttaatgatTTTGCAGGACACATTAAAATCACCACCTGCAGAGGAAAACACAATGAGGAAAGCGACTCTCATAAGTGTAGTAGTGACAACGCTTTTCTACATGCTCTGTGGCTGCGTAGGGTATGCAGCATTTGGGGATTCCTCACCAGGGAATCTCCTTGCTGCTGGAGGATTCAGAAACCCCTATTGGTTGCTTGACATAGCCAATCTCGCCATAGTGATCCATCTAGTTGGAGCTTACCAAGTCTATTGCCAGCCACTCTTTGCCTTTGTGGAGAAAGAAGCCTCCAAGAGGTATCCGGAGAGTAAGTTCATCACAAACGAGACCAAGATCCACCTCTTTCCAGGATCCAAGCCTTTCAAGTTGAATCTCTTCAGGCTCGTGTGGAGGACGATCTTTGTGATTACAACAACATTGATCTCTATGCTAATGCCTTTCTTCAATGATGTACTTGGTCTCTTGGGGGCCATTGGTTTTTGGCCTCTAACGGTCTATTTCCCTGTGGAGATGTACATTGTACAGAAGAATGTGCGGAGATGGAGCACAAGATGGGTTTGTCTTCAAGTCTTAAGTCTGGCTTGTCTTGTTGTGTCCGTAGCCGCGGCCGCAGGATCTGTAGTTGGGATTGTTACTGATCTCAAGAGTTACAGACCTTTTAAGACAGATTTCTGAGAGCCTTTGAATCAAATAAATTCCCGCAATAGGGATCCAGTTATATAATTGGATGTTGTAACGTAATCTTTTAAGTTAGTTAAGTGTTATATATGAAATCTTCTACCCAGAACATCGGTTGAGTTCGTATTCTTGTTCATAATACATTAGTGAATTCAATATTGGACTGCCCATGATTAGTGTCGAAATAGTTAATTTCCCCTATATCAATTTCGACTTTCTTGGTCACTTAAACAAGTCGAATAGTTTCAGTTCGCATATCTAGATCAATCCATCTAACCACCGAACCAACCAATTCGCCCATAACTTGATCAGGCCACTCGACCATGATCTGTGATCTAACACGTTTAATCCGAACGACCATAGGTCCAATCGGATCAACCGAAGGCTATGCGCGATGGCTAAACCAATGCATCCACTCACTTCAAACGTGCGTTCAAAATTTCCCACATGCTTTTCCTTATCCTTTAGATCGATGCTAGGATCGATCTTCAAGCAACCGTAGTCGAATGCCTTCTTGGCTTGACTATTCGATCAACTCTTCCCTTCAATCAaacatgtttctcttttacgGATTGTCTTTCTGTTCTGAATGTTTTGATAATTtctataagaaaaatatgtatccaaaatcaaACACAATGCTTTGTATTCATACATACACTTTGTCAACCGCTTTCCCAAATGAAAAATTTGTCTTTTGATAACTAAATCGGCACATGTCCATTTGTCCCTCTTCGGCCAGAAACTGCCTCCAATCGCATAGCACACTTTCCACACGTGCTTAAGATTTTTCGACTAAGTCTTGACCGGTTAATGATCGAACCATGCTTAACCTTTGGTCCATAACATCCCCGAACCCGACCCACTGACCTAGCTGCCAAACATTCTTCCTAGCTGAGTTGAGCTTCCAATTAGCTGATCCAGCTAGTTGAGCTCGGACTGTCAGATGATCTAGCTGACTTGTCTAGACTGAGCTAGGACTTAAGTTTATTCCAGCTCGTCTAGCTAGTCTCACTCTTTCTTTAGCTCGATCCAGCTTATTTTCATCACTTCCATTTGTGAAGGACCCAAGGAACGGATCACTCTACTGGTACGGATTTGATATGAACTCCGGATGGAAAACTggatggattgaagggtcgcacgaaggttgcggaaGGCCTCCAATATTCCCAACTCcaatggtgcttgatatgactcacaagaccaccaaatgaaggttctctcgtcgttgcttgatatgactcactagtccaacgatttgaggaagtgtttactttgatatgactcaccaagaaacaagacaagttcttacaaagaacaaagagttaaACTCAGAAAATTCAAGACAAAATCGATTATCCTTTCAAATGGAAGAGGTTACATACTTATAGAGTTATGTAATCAAAGACAATAATGAGAATTGTGGAAAAGCAAGACATAGAAAAGATAAATTTGACTAGAAGATCATAAAGGAGTCAAAGGTGCGGAATCTGATAAAGACCAGTCAAGATGACCGTTCGgctactgtccaggttcatctGAACTGGCTGTGTCCAATGCGGTAAGGGGAAGGATGCACGCGGGTCGAACGGTACGATCGGCCGGATGTCCTTCACGAACGGAATGTATCCAAGAGCGGTCCAAGTCATCTAACAGCTTGAGAATCCTTGCCTTAGAGAAATTCAGATGATCAAAGTTCATGAACGGATCGAACACGGAGGCAAGGTCGAGGGCACGATAGTCGGGATGAACCAAACGGACCAAAAGTGAGAATGCACGGATTCTTCATGACCCAGGCTAAGTTTGGCTCGACTATCAGTCTTGGATTTTTGAGAAGGTCGGACAAGACGAGCTCCAGTTCGGTCAGTTCGGTCGTCTGGTCGAGGATTTAGTCGAAGCTCCATTCGGGACGTACGCGGGTAGATCCGGTACACGGCCGGATCAGTCTGTCCGGTACAGTCAGAAGagtgaacctcggttgaaatgttcgGGACGCCCTGATCTTCATGCTGGTCTGGTTCCACAGACTGATCCACGGACTGATCCACGGACTGAGGCACATCTTTTTGTTTCCTTGGTTAAGTTTCATCTTTTTCGGAGTTAACCCTTTTACTCAGACCATGGAACACTTGCTTTAATATCTCTCGACTTGTTGAACGTTCTCTCGTCCCATGGTCTGATATgacgatcctatctaggatcaggaacatgACATATtcaacaaatattattatagtGAGGGTAGTAAGAGTGAGGTTAGGGTTAGGGTGAGTGTGAGTGTGAGGGTGAGGATGAGGGTGAAAGTGAGGGTGAAGGTGAGGGTGAGGACAAGGGTGAGAGTGAGGATGTAGATGAAAATGAGAGTGAGGGTGAAGATGAGAATGAAAGTAAGAGAGTGAATATAAGTGGGAGTGTGAAGTTGAATATAAATGTGAGTGTTTTTGAGATCATTTGATAATATAATGCAAGAAAGCTTTGAAAATTTGACAAAAGCTAGTGAAGACTTCGTAACTgagaattattttatatctaagTCAAATTAcattatgaataaaataatgtaatgattgaaaaaatgttataaaattattttgttttgattgatttagttTCTTATAACATGGCTAAAAATTCTGTTTACAcgtttagataaaaaaaatttaagatatactaagtcattttaaaatattttatttaataatttatccaAGTTTGATTTTGGTCTTTTAATCGCAGGACACATACATTGAGTAAAATTACTTAACAGTCCGAATATGTGCTAACAGCTcgaatttaatatttatatcttCTCATACTATTCCAAATTTAATATtggacatttatattaattctaAAATTGTATTTGAATTCATATACTTGTCAGGAACTATAAACTTCACATATCTCCAATAAATACTTATCCGGAACTATAAACTTCATATATCTCCAATAAACATTACTAAGCCAAAGAACTCATCAGGATgaagggttttgggttttctaAATAGgagttattggttgttgtattttaatggatttgaaaatctgaactaaatctattgttattggttttatgattttcaaatatgtattgaaatcatgtgttattggttcaatgattcataaattctatatcaaatcaagtatTATTCAATCGTAcagatttactaatatatttgatttaataataaatttgaatggatttgtttggattttttagttaaaaatacaaagacccaaatccgagggaaaacctccggatttgcatattttacttggatttataaatactatatggatttctaaatcaatcaaaatatataaaccaaaaaaaaaaacaattctgtTTTGAATAATGATGGATTCACTTATGAAGTCCTATAGAATCGAGTCTGGTCCTAGTGGTTTGGTTTCTTTATATTTCTATCTTAGCCTCTTTGGCTGTTTGTTGAATGGGCAGTTGGTTTTAATACGATGTTTTTGTTTCGTCGTTGGTTTGGTTTCGTCAATGGTATGTCAATGAGATCtttatttggaaaaaaatactCTGGGCTCTGGTTCAAATTCGTTACTCCAGACTTATGGTGTTTGTGGTGGTTATCGTTAAGGTTTCGGAGTGTTTGGAGCACTTTCTTCTCATGGGTGCATAAACCTAGTTTGGTCTCATCAAACGAAGATCAGAGGAGAGGCGGTGTAATGACGAAGATCATTTGCTTCTCCTCATTGGGGATGATGTTGGACGGGAGAGGCTACATAGGAATCTCCGTGGTTCTGTATTTGAAAGAAAGGTATGCTTTCTTAGTGTTTCTTTTTGACAGAGAATATTGTTTAAGAAATGGGATACAAGTCAACAGGATATTACGCTTAAGCAGAAAAGTGTGTTCATGGTATATGTTGCATGTTTGTTGGTTAGAGAATAGTTATAAGCAGGAAGAATTGGGtgcatttatatttacttatctgGGTTATTGGTGTATGGAGATAAGAGGTAATGATGGAATAGGGTTCCCTACTATTGTGGTTATGCATCAAGGCCATTGTGTGGGTCAGCTGCAAGTTTTCTTTGCTGATAGAAATGAATTTAGGACTTGGGTTTTAGTGATCTCAAGTTTAAATCTCTCTGGTAATTTTCGTCCTTGGTATTACTACGGTTTATTACTAGACGTTTGGGGCTTTCTCAGAATTGTATTGAGTGGGGAGGAGTCTAAAGATGCTTTTAGCAGGagtattttttactttatgagATATCTTTTGAGGTTATGGATGGATCATAGATCGGGGTGTTTTCATTTGTGTCTCTGTTCCATTGGTGTCTTGTGATCCTTTGGGATTTCCTAAGAGTGTTTTGTTAGTTTTAACGATCAGTGGTGATGATGGTGTTGCTGATTTAAGCTTAGATTTGTCTATACTTAGGTATGTTTTGTTTCTAAACCAGATGAAAGTGACTGGTGGTATCTGCGGGGAAGTTTCTCTGGCTCTTGCTCTGCACTATGACTTCAATGGCTTCATTAACACACAGTATCATATGGTATTGGTAGACGAGGGATGATGCTTGTTGATGTCTTGGTTTGACAATCACTACTCGGCTCTCTATGGTTCAGAGTGCTTTATGCGGTTTCATCTTGGGTGGGTGGCGGTTTGTTATCAACTGCGAGGTATCACGATCTCGGTGAGAAGTTTCAAAACTGATCCAGTCTTTATGATCTTCACATCTGGCTCTCATGGGGGTCAAGGCTATAGAGGCTGTTTATTAATTTCTTCAGTACTGCACGTGATTGAGTTAACAAATGTGGTTTTTGTAAGGGCATATACAATAATATGGTTGAAAGTAGTTCGGGTGTTTTTTGGACAAGACCTGGTTTGCTTAAATTTTTCTTGTATGTCTTGGAGTTGGTATGAGAAATCTTGTACTCGGTTCCTATTGGAACGTAAATGTGAGAAACATTCTTATAGGAGATGATTTAAAAGGTCCGGTGAGTCACGATAACAACCATAAATATGAAGATTTTAAGTTGGAATTATCAAAGTCTTGGAACCAGTTGAACTATTAGTTATTTACGGGaaatatattacaaatacaagccagagtttttgtttttatcggagacgaaacaaaattttgagtttgtacaatcttttcagttttattttggtttttgtcaTCTCCATACGGTTGATCCTCAAGGTAAAAGTGGAGGGCTGgcgttattttataaatttagttaCAAGGTTAATATTGTATCATGTAATAATATGATTACAGATGTTGAAACGGAATATAATGGCAAGCAGATTTTTATATCCTTCGTTTACggtgaaccaaaccaaaatctttGAGATCCAGTTTGGGAGAGATTAACGAGAATAGGTATCTCTCCGGATGaaccttggtttattattggagaTCTAAATGAGATTAGGTGTAATCATGAGAAACAAGGCGGTACCCTACGATATGCTGATACTTTTGTGGcttttaacaatatgatagATAATTGTGGTCTTATGGAATTCTCTAGTCTAGGAAATACTCTATCATGGAGTGGGAGGAGATGGTGTCAAGTTGTTAAGTGTCGCTTGGATCGGGCCCCGGGGAATAATGAATGGCATAATTTGTTCCCTTGTTCTTTTGTTGAATATTTGTGCATGGTTGCCTCAGATCACGGACCCACTGTAGCAACAATTGaggataaaattataaaatatagaagATTTTTTCGATTTGATAAGAATTGGATTGGGGAAGATGGTATTATGGAATCAATCACATGGGGATGGAACACTAACCGCGGAAGGGAAAGGGTAGGAGTTGTGGACAAGATACATTGGCGTAGATACGAGATTTCAGCCTGGAGGAAACTTAATCCGCCATATGGGAAGGATAAAATAGATTCCCTCCAAAGAGCACTTGAGGAAATTCAAAATCATTTAACAAAATCCCATGAAGAGGTGTTGGAGGTTTCGAGAAAATTACAAAATGCGTATCGAGATGAAGAACAATATTGGGAACAAAAGAGCAGGACTAATTGGCATGTTCTCGGGGACaggaatacaaaattttatcacGCTTCGACAAAACAAAGAcgtattcaaaatttgataattGGTCTACACAATGAGGAGGGCAATTGTGTAAATTCAGAACAAGAGGTGGAAGGAGTAGCGGTTAGATATTTTACGGATTTGTTTAGTACATCCTCTCCAGCGGAGTCCGAGGTTTTTTAGAGGAAATTCCGACCTTGGTTACGGATGCCCAGAATCTCAGGCTGATGGTTATGGCTACGGAAGAAGAGGTAAGGGCCACtttatttatgatgcatccgGAAAAAGCCCATGGCCTGATGGGATGACTGCACTTTTTATCGACAGTCTTGGTCAACAATTAAGGATTATGTAGCCTCCATGGTTAATGATTTTCTAAGGACATGAATTTTTGATGATAGACTCAATTTGACAAATATATGTCTCATTCCGAAGACAGAGAGACCAAGTAGGATGACCGAACTTAGACCCATCAGTTTGTGCAATGTGggttataaaatcattttaaagcTATTATGCCAGAGGTTGAAAGGCTTATTACCAAATTTAATTTCGGAGACTCAATCGGCATTTATTTCCGGCAGGTTAATTTCGGATAACATTCTCATTGCACAGGAGATGTTTCACGGGTTACGCACCAATAACGCGTGCAAGGATAAGTTTTTAACGATCAATACAGATATGAGAAAGGCGTGTGACAGACTAGAATAGCCTTTTCTCAAGAGCCTTCTTTTAAAAATGGGTTTTTCTATTGACTGGGTAGCTTTGATAATGCGATGTATATCGTCGGTCAATTACAAGGTTTTACTCAACAGGCAACTGAAATGACATATAGTTCCAGAGAGGGAACTGAGACAAGGGGATCCGTTGTCCCCACACTTATTCATCGTATGTACATAATCTCTTATTGCTAACATTCGGAAAGAGGAGAGGAGAAAACATTTAACAGGTTTAAAGATAGCACGGGCAAGTCCACCAATTTCTCACTTACTGTTTGCGGACGACAGTCTTTTCTTTTGCAAGGCTATTCAAAGACTATGAGTTGGTATCAggacaacaaattaatttttcgAAATCATCGATACTTTTTGGCCATAAGGTTCCTGAGGAAGTGAGGTGCTGATAGAATCTTCAGCCACACTTTTGCCAACATACGTGATGTCATGTTTCAGACTTCTGACAGGGGTTACCAAGAAAATTACTAGTACTTTAGCGCACTTCTGGTGGAGCAGTGGGGGAAACAAAAAAAGGTATACACTAGTATTCTTGGGATAAAGTTTGCATACATAAAGAAGAGGGTGGCCTAAGTTTCAGAGATCTCcaagattttaatacagatttagTGGCCAAACAATTATGACGATTGATAGATAAACCAGATTGTTTATTTTCAAAGGTTTTCAAAAGAAGATATTTTCGGAACTCTCATCCTCTGGATGATCACAGATCTTACTCATCTTCTTATGGATGGAGAAGCATATGTTCAGCTTGATCTCTGGTTAAAAAAGGGCTAATCAAAAGAGTAGGGTCTGGAAAATCAATTTCTCTTTGGAATGATCCATGGATTCATGCTCCTCGCCCGAGG
It encodes the following:
- the LOC106410912 gene encoding amino acid permease 5-like (The RefSeq protein has 1 substitution compared to this genomic sequence), yielding MVENLKNVQGLGVSMDVLPRNSSDLFDEDGRPKRTGTVWTASAHIITAVIGSGVLSLAWAVAQIGWVGGPAVMILFSLVTYYTSILLCSCYRSGDSVTGKRNYTYMDAIHSNLGGIKVKICGVVQYVNLFGTAIGYTIASAVSMIAIQRTSCQQSNGDKDPCHVNGNPYMIAFGVIQIVFSQIPDFDQLWWLSIVAAVMSFGYSTVGLGLGISKVVENKEIKGTLTGVTIGTVTSSGTVTPTQKVWRTFQSLGNIAFAYAYSMILIEIQDTLKSPPAEENTMRKATLISVVVTTLFYMLCGCVGYAAFGDSSPGNLLAAGGFRNPYWLLDIANLAIVIHLVGAYQVYCQPLFAFVEKEASKRYPESKFITNETKIHLFPGSKPFKLNLFRLVWRTIFVITTTLISMLMPFFNDVLGLLGAIGFWPLTVYFPVEMYIVQKNVRRWSTRWVCLQVLSLACLVVSVAAAAGSVVGIVTDLKSYRPFKTDF
- the LOC106410912 gene encoding amino acid permease 5-like isoform X1, whose amino-acid sequence is MVENLKNVQGLGVSMDVLPRNSSDLFDEDGRPKRTGTVWTASAHIITAVIGSGVLSLAWAVAQIGWVGGPAVMILFSLVTYYTSILLCTCYRSGDSVTGKRNYTYMDAIHSNLGGIKVKICGVVQYVNLFGTAIGYTIASAVSMIAIQRTSCQQSNGDKDPCHVNGNPYMIAFGVIQIVFSQIPDFDQLWWLSIVAAVMSFGYSTVGLGLGISKVVENKEIKGTLTGVTIGTVTSSGTVTPTQKVWRTFQSLGNIAFAYAYSMILIEIQDTLKSPPAEENTMRKATLISVVVTTLFYMLCGCVGYAAFGDSSPGNLLAAGGFRNPYWLLDIANLAIVIHLVGAYQVYCQPLFAFVEKEASKRYPESKFITNETKIHLFPGSKPFKLNLFRLVWRTIFVITTTLISMLMPFFNDVLGLLGAIGFWPLTVYFPVEMYIVQKNVRRWSTRWVCLQVLSLACLVVSVAAAAGSVVGIVTDLKSYRPFKTDF